The proteins below are encoded in one region of Paenibacillus albus:
- a CDS encoding GAF domain-containing protein, translated as MTKKIKPYAENLLAFALIAWLGLSNFDESYNFIDMKIFYITIIGIMYGNRQSITASALSIGLLLYQNLLDGRELISLLYDTDFFFQSAVYLFIGLFVGYAIERKNGVIVSQVHKIEEISDKYEFLNGVYTEVREVKDELQQRIQNSGDSFGKIYSVTKELDSLEPEEIFNSTVSVVESIMGTNAVSIYTVNNYRNYLRLVAHSIGGETGLTKSIKVEDFDYLKKMFAEGSMHINKELKGGVPLMSAPVQNGGETVAVICIDGVQFEKFSLYHQNLFKVTVELVSSALSRAFSYVEATESNRYVEGTSILQKEVFASILESKKLAKEKHRINYILLSCQGKVESNLDKISAISKLLRETDYIGIGQDDDVWILLSNTAPSDAENVFKRFAEKNIALTLLEEEVVYG; from the coding sequence GTGACTAAGAAGATTAAACCATATGCTGAAAATTTGCTCGCTTTTGCCTTAATCGCATGGTTGGGTTTGAGCAATTTCGATGAGTCTTACAATTTTATTGATATGAAGATATTCTACATCACGATCATCGGCATTATGTATGGAAACCGACAATCTATTACCGCTTCCGCGCTATCGATTGGTTTATTGCTCTATCAGAATCTATTAGATGGACGGGAACTTATTTCTTTGCTTTACGACACGGACTTTTTCTTCCAATCCGCGGTCTATCTGTTCATCGGGCTTTTCGTTGGCTACGCCATCGAAAGGAAGAACGGGGTCATTGTTTCTCAAGTACACAAAATTGAGGAAATTTCAGATAAGTACGAATTCCTGAACGGCGTATATACAGAAGTTAGAGAAGTTAAGGACGAACTTCAACAAAGAATTCAAAATAGCGGCGACAGTTTTGGAAAGATTTACTCGGTAACCAAAGAGTTAGACAGCCTCGAGCCAGAAGAAATATTTAATTCCACGGTGAGTGTCGTTGAGTCCATCATGGGAACCAATGCTGTTTCTATTTATACGGTTAATAATTATCGTAACTACCTAAGACTCGTCGCACATTCGATTGGCGGAGAAACGGGATTAACGAAATCGATAAAGGTTGAGGATTTTGATTATCTTAAAAAAATGTTCGCCGAGGGTTCTATGCATATTAATAAGGAACTAAAAGGTGGAGTTCCGCTCATGTCTGCCCCGGTCCAGAATGGTGGAGAAACGGTTGCGGTCATTTGCATCGACGGCGTTCAGTTCGAGAAGTTTTCCTTGTATCACCAGAATTTGTTTAAAGTTACTGTCGAACTCGTATCATCCGCTTTATCGCGTGCTTTCTCATATGTCGAAGCGACTGAAAGCAATCGCTATGTGGAAGGCACCTCGATATTACAAAAAGAAGTATTTGCTTCGATTCTAGAAAGCAAGAAACTTGCAAAAGAAAAGCATCGGATAAACTACATACTATTATCCTGTCAAGGCAAGGTTGAATCGAACCTCGACAAAATATCGGCAATATCGAAGCTGCTGAGAGAGACGGATTATATCGGCATAGGACAAGACGATGATGTTTGGATTTTACTATCGAATACAGCACCTAGCGATGCCGAAAACGTGTTTAAGCGTTTTGCGGAAAAGAATATCGCTTTAACGCTGTTGGAAGAGGAAGTTGTTTATGGTTGA
- a CDS encoding tetratricopeptide repeat protein: protein MVELIFVLYVILSAIAIRVLYSCSLQEWLLRLTIVSALPVIGWLFPIFWPKSWSRKKDDEALKQIFEFQDEPEVHQMGIYSRVEAEKETNVVSIEEALLVSGHMDRRSVMINVLKKDSFQYMDILQIAVSNEDTETSHYAVTAVMELKRKLMLALQELSVQYESNKTDPVILREYADVLHSYTKSGFLDEQTLRKHKFTYITVLDHLIAVSPESETAYLEKIEAELELNKLIEAEQTANLYFARYPHSEEAFLILMKVYFYMKSYRKMMDTLEQLKKSPLRLSNRALTLVRFWSEGA, encoded by the coding sequence ATGGTTGAACTCATTTTTGTACTCTATGTCATCCTCTCGGCTATCGCGATTAGGGTTCTATATTCGTGTTCGTTACAGGAATGGCTTCTTAGATTAACCATTGTGAGTGCTCTTCCTGTGATTGGTTGGCTGTTTCCTATATTTTGGCCGAAAAGTTGGTCCCGGAAGAAGGATGACGAGGCTCTGAAACAGATTTTTGAGTTTCAAGATGAGCCCGAAGTTCACCAAATGGGTATCTACTCCAGGGTGGAAGCAGAGAAGGAGACTAACGTCGTATCGATTGAGGAAGCGTTGCTTGTCAGCGGTCATATGGATCGAAGATCGGTTATGATTAATGTGCTGAAAAAAGATTCATTTCAATACATGGACATCTTGCAAATTGCGGTAAGCAACGAGGATACGGAAACCTCCCATTATGCTGTCACCGCGGTTATGGAGCTGAAGCGGAAGTTAATGCTGGCATTGCAGGAATTGTCCGTGCAGTATGAGTCCAATAAAACGGATCCCGTCATTCTTCGCGAATACGCAGATGTTTTGCATTCGTATACGAAGAGCGGGTTTCTGGATGAACAGACTTTACGGAAACATAAGTTTACTTACATTACTGTGTTGGATCATCTGATTGCGGTTTCACCCGAGAGTGAAACCGCATATCTCGAGAAGATTGAAGCGGAGCTGGAACTCAATAAATTAATAGAAGCGGAACAGACCGCCAATCTCTATTTTGCAAGGTATCCGCATAGCGAAGAAGCCTTTCTTATCTTGATGAAAGTTTATTTTTACATGAAATCTTATAGGAAAATGATGGACACTCTAGAACAACTGAAAAAGTCGCCGCTTCGTCTTTCTAATCGTGCATTGACTCTAGTAAGGTTCTGGTCTGAAGGGGCATGA